The Gavia stellata isolate bGavSte3 chromosome 1, bGavSte3.hap2, whole genome shotgun sequence genome has a segment encoding these proteins:
- the TXLNG gene encoding gamma-taxilin, which yields MAVAAPAPPAAPRPQPAGLHLPAAPAAGRVQTSHVGQRAALRLAVVGRRGGPAGRASGVPPFGSLFGCCRHIMATRGAEAARGGGSSGSAAAAGRSRRQSSEEAAAAPSGSSELVGGAMEEAGSQEMVMNNQDQLVNSKCNELSDTALQHVQSNCYGLENTGALEEAEYITKNRKHPGSTCCSQESREETPGREEARTDPPDGQQDPESEKHKEKTLGKEVLLLMQALNTLSTPEEKLAALCKKYADLLEESRNVQKQMKILQKKQAQVVKEKVHLQSEHSKAILARSKLESLCRELQRHNKTLKEENMQQAREEEERRKEATAHFQITLNEIQAQLEQHDIHNAKLRQENIELGEKLKKLIEQYALREEHIDKVFKHKELQQQLVDAKLQQTTQLIKEAEEKHQREREFLLKEATESRHKCEQMKQQEAQLKQQLSLYMDKFEEFQTTMAKSNELFTTFRQEMEKMTKKIKKLEKETIVWRTKWENNNKALLQMAEEKTVRDKEYKGFQIKLERLEKLCRALQTERNELNEKVEVLKEQVSLREADVDLAVQVLQSCTLNSHEELGTPTDMEPGIQPHVEYRTANSSEKTVSTSPVPGTESVD from the exons ATGGCTGTGGCCGCTCCCGCACCTCCCGCCGCCCCTCGGCCCCAGCCGGCGGGACTACAtctcccggcagcccccgc GGCTGGACGGGTGCAAACCTCCCACGTGGGCCAGAGGGCTGCACTGCGATTGGCTGTTGTCGGGAGAAGGGGCGGGCCCGCAGGAAGAGCTTCCGGTGTCCCTCCGTTCGGCAGCTTGTTTGGATGCTGCCGTCACATCATGGCGACGCGCGGAGCGGAGGCAGCGCGCGGAGGAGGCAGTagcggcagcgcggcggcggcgggacggAGCCGGCGCCAGAGCAgcgaggaggcggcggcggccccgagCGGCAGCTCGGAG TTGGTTGGTGGTGCAATGGAAGAAGCTGGATCTCAGGAGATGGTGATGAATAACCAGGATCAGCTGGTGAACAGCAAGTGCAATGAATTGTCTGATACAGCGTTGCAGCATGTGCAGTCCAACTGTTACGGCCTGGAAAACACGGGCGCATTGGAAGAAGCTGAGTATATcacaaagaacagaaagcacCCAGGGTCCACGTGCTGCTCTCAAGAGTCTCGTGAGGAGACTCCTGGGAGAGAAGAAGCTCGTACTGATCCACCTGATGGCCAGCAAGATCCAGAGAGTgaaaaacacaaagagaaaactttGG GAAAAGAAGTGCTATTATTAATGCAAGCCTTGAACACACTTTCGACTCCAGAGGAAAAGCTGGCAGCTTTGTGCAAGAAGTATGCTGATCTG TTGGAGGAGAGTCGGAATGTTCAAAAGCAGATGAAGATACTGCAGAAGAAGCAAGCACAAGTTGTGAAGGAAAAAGTCCACTTGCAGAGTGAGCATAGCAAGGCCATTTTGGCACGTAGCAAACTGGAATCTCTCTGTCGGGAGCTTCAGCGTCATAATAAGACTTTGAAG gaagaaaacatgcagcaagcgcgtgaagaagaagaaagacgGAAAGAAGCAACTGCACACTTCCAGATTACACTGAATGAAATTCAGGCTCAGCTGGAACAGCATGATATACATAATGCCAAGCTCCGTCAGGAAAATATTGAACTGGgggaaaaactgaagaaactcATTGAGCAGTATGCATTGCGAGAAGAG CATATTGATAAAGTGTTCAAACATAAAGAACTGCAGCAGCAACTTGTGGATGCCAAGCTTCAGCAAACTACCCAACTTAttaaagaagcagaggaaaaacatcAGCGAGAGAGAGAGTTT ctGCTAAAAGAAGCTACTGAGTCCAGACACAAATGTGAACAGATGAAGCAACAGGAAGCTCAGCTGAAGcagcag CTTTCTCTTTACATGGATAAGTTTGAAGAATTCCAGACCACCATGGCAAAAAGTAATGAACTCTTTACAACCTTCAGGCAAGAAATGGAGAAG ATGACAAAGAAGATtaagaaactggaaaaggaaaCCATAGTGTGGCGtacaaaatgggaaaacaacaacaaggcTCTTCTGCAAATGGCTGAAGAG AAAACAGTAAGAGATAAAGAATACAAGGGCTTTCAAATAAAACTGGAGCGTTTGGAGAAGCTATGCAGGGCCCTTCAGACAGAAAGGAACGAGCTGAATGAGAAGGTGGAGGTCCTTAAGGAGCAGGTTTCTCTCAGAGAAGCAGATGTGGATCTAGCTGTGCAGGTGTTGCAGTCCTGCACGCTCAATTCCCATGAGGAGCTGGGAACTCCCACTGACATGGAACCAGGAATCCAACCCCATGTGGAATACCGCACGGCAAATAGTTCCGAAAAGACTGTCTCAACAAGTCCTGTTCCTGGCACTGAATCTGTAGACTAA